A region of Streptomyces sp. NBC_01788 DNA encodes the following proteins:
- a CDS encoding SpoIIE family protein phosphatase has protein sequence MTSESFPPSGNEPGTGPPQLSGLLDVLSVAAVVLNADGRIVFWSPQAEELFGYRAQEALGQYAARLLVHEEHLTSVVSLFTDVMETGRSWAGTFPIRRKDGSTRLVEFRNVRLLDDLGHVYALGIAADRTTLQRVETGLALYERLINQSPIGVALLDPDLHYLMVNPALERIDGVPAEARIGRHLRETLPFPDTDTIESALRQVLTTGNPLLDQYAVGRAPAHPDTEHAWSLSLYRLEDPGGRVLGAATLAIDVTERHLAATEADRARRRLALIAEASVRVGTTLDVDLTARELAEIATPDLADVVAVDVLDDVLACRRTGTPDRGPELFRALAVKAAFPTVALRAADRAGDPAAYDSDRLVTLCVHTGRPVLVRHVDDEDLQRIARNQQASTLLARAGVHSYLAVPLIARGEVLGALDLKRTRNPLPFDEDDVILASELANRAAVSIDNARWYQSVRNAAVTLQRSLLPEHPPHLVGLEVASRYQPAQATSEVGGDWYDVIPLPGDKTALVVGDVMGHGIDAAATMGRLRTATCAFADLDLAPDEVLQHLDKITCGLEHYIATCIYAVYDPHRMQCHIANAGHMPPALARAGPAPRLLDLPTGAPLGVGGIPFDTTTVNLTTGDLLVLYTDGLVETRHDPIDQRLEILLSLLNEPNNPLQQTCDLLLHTLRHPDDHDDVALLIARTQ, from the coding sequence ATGACATCCGAATCCTTCCCACCCAGCGGCAACGAGCCAGGCACCGGGCCACCGCAGCTCAGCGGGTTGCTGGATGTGCTCAGCGTCGCCGCGGTCGTGCTGAACGCCGACGGACGGATCGTGTTCTGGAGCCCGCAGGCCGAGGAGCTGTTCGGCTACAGGGCCCAGGAGGCACTTGGCCAGTACGCGGCCCGGCTATTGGTGCACGAGGAGCACCTGACGTCCGTCGTGTCGCTGTTCACCGACGTGATGGAGACCGGCCGGAGCTGGGCCGGTACCTTTCCCATCCGGCGCAAGGACGGCAGCACCCGCCTGGTGGAGTTCCGCAACGTGCGGCTGCTGGATGATCTCGGGCACGTCTACGCCCTGGGTATCGCGGCCGACCGCACCACACTCCAACGGGTGGAGACCGGCCTGGCCCTGTATGAACGGCTGATCAACCAGTCACCGATCGGAGTGGCTCTGCTGGACCCCGACCTTCACTACCTGATGGTCAACCCCGCGCTCGAGCGTATCGACGGCGTACCCGCCGAAGCGCGCATCGGCCGCCACCTCCGTGAGACTCTGCCCTTCCCCGACACCGACACGATCGAGTCGGCCCTGCGCCAGGTGCTGACTACTGGGAACCCGCTGCTCGACCAGTACGCGGTCGGCCGCGCTCCCGCCCACCCCGACACCGAGCACGCCTGGTCGCTGTCCCTTTACCGGCTGGAGGACCCGGGCGGGCGGGTCCTCGGCGCCGCGACCCTGGCCATCGACGTCACCGAACGGCACCTGGCGGCCACCGAAGCTGATCGGGCCCGGCGGCGCCTGGCCCTGATCGCCGAAGCCTCTGTCCGCGTAGGGACCACCCTGGATGTCGACCTGACCGCCCGTGAACTGGCCGAGATCGCCACGCCCGATCTCGCCGACGTGGTCGCGGTAGACGTCCTCGACGACGTTCTGGCCTGCCGCCGCACCGGCACACCGGACAGGGGCCCGGAACTCTTCCGCGCCCTCGCGGTCAAGGCAGCCTTCCCCACCGTGGCCCTCCGCGCCGCCGACCGTGCCGGTGACCCCGCCGCGTACGACAGCGACCGCCTGGTCACCCTGTGCGTACACACCGGAAGGCCGGTGCTGGTCCGGCATGTGGACGACGAGGACCTGCAGCGCATCGCCCGCAATCAGCAGGCCAGCACGCTCCTGGCCCGCGCCGGTGTCCACTCCTACCTCGCGGTGCCGCTCATTGCCCGGGGCGAAGTGCTCGGCGCCCTGGACCTCAAGCGCACCCGCAACCCGCTGCCCTTCGACGAGGACGACGTCATCCTGGCCAGTGAGCTGGCCAACCGCGCCGCGGTCAGCATCGACAACGCCCGCTGGTACCAGAGCGTGCGCAACGCCGCAGTCACCCTCCAGCGCAGCCTGCTGCCGGAGCACCCACCGCACCTGGTGGGCCTGGAGGTCGCCTCCCGCTACCAGCCCGCCCAGGCCACCAGCGAGGTCGGCGGCGACTGGTACGACGTCATCCCCCTACCCGGCGACAAGACCGCGCTGGTGGTCGGGGACGTGATGGGCCACGGGATCGATGCCGCCGCCACCATGGGCCGCCTGCGCACCGCCACCTGTGCCTTCGCGGACCTCGACCTGGCCCCCGACGAAGTGCTCCAGCACCTCGACAAGATCACCTGCGGTCTCGAGCACTACATCGCCACCTGTATCTACGCGGTCTACGACCCCCACCGAATGCAGTGCCACATCGCCAACGCCGGGCACATGCCACCCGCGCTGGCCCGAGCCGGCCCCGCCCCCCGGCTACTCGACCTTCCCACCGGCGCCCCCCTCGGCGTCGGCGGCATCCCCTTCGACACCACCACCGTGAACCTCACCACCGGCGACCTACTGGTCCTCTACACCGACGGCCTCGTGGAGACCCGCCACGACCCCATCGACCAACGCCTGGAGATCCTCCTCAGCCTCCTCAACGAACCCAACAACCCCCTGCAACAGACCTGCGACCTCCTCCTGCACACCCTGCGCCACCCCGATGACCACGACGACGTCGCACTCCTCATCGCCCGAACCCAGTAA
- a CDS encoding IclR family transcriptional regulator: protein MDKPLKTPPPYPIASVDHALRAATILQMEGGTTVSQIAERLGVARSTAHRILAMLVYRDFAVQDEDRLYRAGPVLELAAHSQSLVSRLRAAALPHLHRVVDLLDETANLTVRTGDTARFIASVECRQALRVGSREGMVFPAHRTTAGLLLLAELSDEELDEVYAPERYRDRPADRPDLARLHTELKRLRRNGFAVNKERSERGLIAVGVPVRDRDGTALAGLSVSMPTVRYDPHRLQPLVATLDAAARALETDLAERF from the coding sequence ATGGACAAGCCGCTGAAGACACCGCCGCCCTACCCGATCGCCAGCGTGGACCACGCGCTGCGGGCGGCGACCATCCTGCAGATGGAGGGCGGCACGACCGTCTCGCAGATCGCCGAGCGGCTGGGCGTCGCTCGGTCCACCGCCCACCGGATCCTGGCGATGCTGGTCTACCGGGACTTCGCCGTGCAGGACGAGGACCGCCTCTACCGCGCGGGACCGGTGCTGGAACTCGCCGCGCACTCCCAGTCCCTGGTCTCACGGCTGCGTGCGGCGGCCCTGCCCCACCTGCACCGGGTCGTCGATCTGCTCGACGAGACCGCGAACCTGACGGTGCGCACCGGGGACACGGCCCGGTTCATCGCCAGCGTCGAGTGCCGGCAGGCCCTGCGGGTCGGCTCCCGGGAGGGCATGGTGTTCCCGGCGCACCGCACCACGGCGGGACTGCTCCTGCTCGCCGAACTCTCCGACGAGGAACTGGACGAGGTGTACGCCCCCGAGCGCTACCGCGACCGTCCGGCCGACCGACCGGACCTCGCCCGCCTGCACACGGAGCTGAAACGGCTGCGGCGCAACGGGTTCGCCGTCAACAAGGAACGGTCCGAGCGGGGTCTGATCGCCGTCGGCGTACCGGTACGTGATCGGGACGGGACCGCGCTGGCCGGCCTGTCGGTGTCGATGCCCACCGTGCGCTACGACCCGCACCGCCTGCAGCCCCTGGTGGCCACTCTGGACGCCGCCGCGCGCGCCCTGGAGACGGACCTGGCCGAGCGGTTCTGA
- a CDS encoding cupin domain-containing protein, with amino-acid sequence MTETSIAQDTATGSPVRLQAVAAEGQPEVTPALEELYRGFEQELLVPLWTEIGDLMPAHPRSRAVPHLWRWERLRELADRAGGLVPVGRGGERRAIALANPSLGGRPFATPTLWAAIQYLMPGEDAPEHRHTQHAFRFVVEGSGVWTVVGGDPVPMNRGDFLPQAGWNWHAHHNATSEPMAWIDGLDIPFQYVTEAQFFEFGRDEISDAERITPVRSRSERLWGHPGLRPLSAVPATPGSPLLSYKWEYTNAALRDQLLLEKEGFGGTVEPGHAAVRYSNPHDGSDVLPTVRAEFHRIARGAETAPVRETGSSVYQVFDGSGLVTVGDTSWTVTRGDLFVVPSWEPFAARSEAGATDSDEGALDLFRFSDAPVFEALRLNRTQKDA; translated from the coding sequence GTGACTGAGACCTCCATAGCCCAAGACACCGCCACGGGTTCCCCGGTCCGGCTCCAGGCTGTCGCCGCGGAGGGGCAGCCCGAGGTCACCCCGGCGCTCGAAGAGCTTTACCGGGGCTTCGAACAGGAACTGCTCGTCCCGCTGTGGACCGAGATCGGCGACCTGATGCCGGCCCACCCGCGCTCGCGTGCCGTGCCGCACCTGTGGCGCTGGGAGAGGCTGCGGGAGCTTGCGGACCGGGCCGGCGGCCTGGTGCCGGTCGGCCGGGGCGGTGAGCGCCGGGCCATCGCGCTGGCCAACCCCTCCCTCGGCGGCAGGCCCTTCGCCACGCCGACGCTGTGGGCGGCCATCCAGTACCTCATGCCCGGCGAGGACGCCCCCGAGCACCGCCACACCCAGCACGCCTTCCGCTTCGTCGTCGAGGGTTCGGGCGTGTGGACGGTCGTCGGCGGCGACCCGGTGCCGATGAACCGCGGTGACTTCCTCCCGCAGGCGGGCTGGAACTGGCACGCCCACCACAACGCGACCTCCGAGCCGATGGCCTGGATCGACGGTCTGGACATCCCCTTCCAGTACGTCACCGAGGCGCAGTTCTTCGAGTTCGGCCGCGACGAGATCAGCGACGCCGAGCGGATCACCCCCGTGCGGTCGCGCTCCGAGCGCCTGTGGGGTCATCCGGGCCTGCGCCCGCTGTCGGCAGTACCCGCCACGCCGGGCAGCCCGCTGCTGTCGTACAAGTGGGAGTACACCAACGCGGCCCTGCGGGACCAGCTGCTGCTGGAGAAGGAGGGCTTCGGCGGCACCGTCGAACCCGGCCACGCCGCGGTGCGCTACTCCAACCCGCACGACGGCTCCGACGTCCTGCCGACCGTCCGCGCCGAGTTCCACCGCATCGCCCGCGGCGCCGAGACCGCGCCGGTGCGCGAGACCGGTTCGTCGGTCTACCAGGTCTTCGACGGCTCCGGCCTGGTGACCGTCGGCGACACGTCCTGGACGGTCACCCGCGGCGACCTGTTCGTCGTCCCGTCCTGGGAACCGTTCGCCGCCAGGTCCGAGGCCGGCGCCACCGACTCCGACGAGGGAGCCCTCGACCTCTTCCGCTTCTCCGACGCGCCCGTCTTCGAGGCGCTCCGGCTCAACCGCACCCAGAAGGACGCCTGA
- a CDS encoding MFS transporter, which yields MTLNNGTPTSQGPTAGAARRPGYAGTLAAACGAVFVAQVANALPASLLGLFQEDLNTHGSQLTWITAAFMIAVVCFEFTFGVLGDLFGRRRLVVAGTALVAAGSTVAALAPTVQVLWIGAALNGLGAGAMFPGSLTAITAVTRTLRERAHAVALWSGFLSAGAAVSPLLGGMFAKVGSWRGSFGVLVGLALVSMVLTLVLATESNAPEGRKFDIAGQITFAVGLILVLYGAVEGPESGWTTLPVILAFAFGICFLAGFVVVELGAESPIFDLKLFRNRAFTVSSVAAVIGMLAFLGACFAMSMWLGPVQHQDPIRVGILFLLLQGPAFVLIPVVSRLLHRVAASWLLTSGFALMAVGCLLFTRLDVTDPELGAFLAPALLIGIGFALTVSSVTAVALNSVPLHLAGMASATTNMLRDLGFALGPVVVSAVALSNAGAAFAANLSDADLPGGQAAAAREIAEAGGPIAVNSLPPDALGSAAHGLALEALGSGFSTAFLVCGVAAAVAAALTAFGMIGLHARRSAEDEAPVPPAPGSDGGAESAPAVLHP from the coding sequence ATGACGCTCAACAACGGGACGCCCACGTCCCAGGGCCCAACCGCGGGGGCCGCCCGGAGACCGGGCTACGCGGGAACACTGGCTGCCGCCTGCGGTGCGGTCTTCGTGGCCCAGGTCGCGAACGCGCTGCCGGCCTCGCTGCTCGGACTCTTCCAGGAGGACCTGAACACACACGGATCCCAGCTGACGTGGATCACCGCCGCGTTCATGATCGCCGTGGTCTGCTTCGAGTTCACCTTCGGTGTCCTCGGTGACCTCTTCGGGCGGCGAAGGCTGGTCGTGGCCGGCACGGCCCTGGTCGCCGCGGGCAGCACCGTGGCCGCGCTCGCGCCCACCGTGCAGGTGTTGTGGATCGGCGCCGCCCTCAACGGGCTGGGGGCCGGCGCCATGTTCCCCGGCTCGCTCACCGCGATCACCGCCGTCACCCGCACCCTGCGGGAACGGGCGCACGCGGTGGCACTCTGGAGCGGTTTCCTGTCCGCCGGCGCCGCCGTCTCGCCTCTGCTCGGCGGCATGTTCGCCAAGGTCGGGTCGTGGCGTGGTTCCTTCGGGGTGCTCGTCGGACTCGCCCTGGTCAGCATGGTGCTCACCCTGGTGCTGGCCACGGAGTCGAATGCGCCCGAGGGCCGCAAGTTCGACATAGCTGGTCAGATCACTTTCGCTGTCGGTCTCATCCTGGTGCTGTACGGCGCCGTCGAGGGTCCCGAGTCGGGCTGGACCACCCTTCCCGTCATCCTCGCCTTCGCCTTCGGCATTTGCTTCCTCGCCGGATTCGTCGTGGTGGAGCTGGGCGCCGAATCCCCCATCTTCGACCTGAAGCTGTTCCGCAACCGGGCCTTCACCGTGTCGTCCGTCGCCGCGGTCATCGGCATGCTCGCCTTCCTCGGCGCCTGCTTCGCGATGAGCATGTGGCTGGGTCCTGTGCAGCACCAGGACCCGATCCGTGTCGGAATCCTCTTCCTGCTCCTCCAGGGACCCGCCTTCGTACTCATCCCGGTCGTCTCGCGCCTCCTGCACCGGGTCGCCGCGTCCTGGCTGCTGACCTCCGGGTTCGCCCTGATGGCGGTCGGCTGCCTCCTGTTCACCCGGCTGGACGTCACCGACCCGGAACTCGGCGCGTTCCTCGCCCCCGCCCTGCTGATCGGCATCGGTTTCGCCCTGACCGTCAGCTCGGTGACGGCCGTGGCGCTGAACAGCGTGCCCCTGCACCTGGCGGGCATGGCCAGCGCCACCACCAACATGCTGCGCGACCTCGGCTTCGCCCTCGGCCCCGTCGTCGTCAGCGCGGTCGCCCTCTCCAACGCGGGGGCGGCGTTTGCGGCGAACCTGTCCGACGCGGACCTGCCGGGCGGTCAGGCGGCAGCGGCACGCGAGATCGCCGAGGCCGGAGGGCCCATCGCCGTGAACAGCCTGCCGCCCGACGCCCTGGGATCCGCGGCGCACGGTCTGGCCCTGGAGGCCCTGGGCAGTGGTTTCAGCACCGCGTTCCTGGTGTGTGGTGTGGCGGCCGCCGTCGCCGCGGCCCTGACCGCCTTCGGCATGATCGGGCTCCACGCCCGCCGTTCCGCCGAGGACGAGGCACCCGTACCGCCGGCTCCGGGAAGCGACGGCGGAGCGGAATCGGCTCCGGCCGTCCTCCATCCCTGA
- a CDS encoding MFS transporter: MPSTPVDHFTPYAPSPLGAERGPRSNPWLTLIAVAIGLFMVNLDGSVVSIANPEIGRSLHASTADLQWVTNSYLIAMAAALILGGKLGDRFGRRTYYMAGVAGFVVASVMIGLIGSVEGVIVFSALQGLCAALLIPNTLGLLRAVFPPQKFSTAVGLWAMVASCSTALGPIVGGLLVEHVNWESVFYINAPIGIATLVFSALVLPQSKDFTGRHRFDIPGVILLALGLVAVVFGVIKGETWGWTSGGTLGALAAGLVLLVLFGWYETRVRHPLLPMRLFRSPALTIGTLVTAINFFVLLGVIFFLMLYLQNVRGLTPVEVGVRTLPLSLASVVAAPLGAALTERLGARLSMPAGMLLEAVASVWMLTWDAHSSYAAMWPPFVLIGLGVGMVMSASSDAIVGNAPVRDGGVASGLQSTALQIGGALGTSVLVSLISSRVGATLTGELTGAGVPASAAHGLKEAKDAVAMGIAPVTDGMPAQLKAAVAEGSGNAFMNGVHAAVLVTAVLCVAGALLAAAGLRRGANSPAADG; the protein is encoded by the coding sequence ATGCCCTCCACACCCGTGGACCACTTCACTCCGTACGCTCCGTCGCCACTGGGCGCCGAGCGGGGCCCGCGCTCCAATCCGTGGCTGACGCTGATCGCCGTCGCGATCGGTCTCTTCATGGTCAACCTCGACGGATCCGTGGTCTCGATCGCGAACCCGGAGATCGGCCGCAGCCTGCACGCGTCCACCGCCGACCTGCAGTGGGTCACCAACTCCTACCTCATCGCCATGGCAGCCGCCCTGATCCTGGGCGGCAAGCTGGGTGACCGGTTCGGGCGGCGCACCTACTACATGGCCGGAGTCGCGGGCTTCGTCGTGGCCTCCGTCATGATCGGGCTGATCGGCTCCGTCGAGGGCGTGATCGTCTTCAGCGCACTGCAGGGGCTCTGCGCCGCGCTGCTGATACCCAACACACTCGGTCTGCTGCGCGCCGTCTTCCCGCCGCAGAAGTTCAGTACGGCGGTGGGCCTGTGGGCCATGGTGGCCTCGTGCTCGACCGCGCTCGGACCGATCGTCGGCGGCCTGCTGGTCGAGCACGTCAACTGGGAGTCCGTGTTCTACATCAACGCGCCCATCGGCATCGCGACCCTGGTCTTCAGCGCACTCGTGCTGCCGCAGAGCAAGGACTTCACCGGCCGCCACCGCTTCGACATCCCAGGCGTGATCCTGCTGGCGCTCGGTCTGGTCGCCGTGGTCTTCGGCGTGATCAAGGGCGAGACCTGGGGCTGGACCTCGGGAGGAACCCTGGGCGCCCTGGCCGCCGGACTGGTCCTGCTGGTGCTCTTCGGCTGGTACGAGACCCGTGTCCGGCACCCGCTGCTGCCCATGCGACTGTTCCGCAGCCCGGCGCTGACCATCGGCACCCTCGTCACCGCGATCAACTTCTTCGTGCTGCTCGGTGTCATCTTCTTCCTGATGCTGTACCTGCAGAACGTCCGCGGTCTGACCCCGGTCGAGGTGGGCGTGCGCACCCTGCCGCTGAGCCTGGCCTCCGTGGTCGCGGCACCGCTGGGCGCGGCGCTGACCGAGCGGCTCGGAGCCCGCCTGTCCATGCCGGCCGGCATGCTGCTGGAGGCGGTGGCCTCCGTGTGGATGCTGACCTGGGACGCGCACTCCTCGTACGCGGCCATGTGGCCGCCATTCGTCCTGATCGGCCTGGGCGTCGGCATGGTCATGTCGGCCTCCTCCGACGCGATCGTCGGCAACGCGCCCGTCCGGGACGGCGGTGTGGCGAGCGGCCTGCAGTCCACCGCACTGCAGATCGGCGGCGCCCTCGGTACGTCCGTTCTGGTCTCGCTGATCAGCAGCCGGGTCGGAGCTACGCTCACCGGGGAGCTGACCGGCGCCGGGGTGCCGGCCTCCGCAGCACACGGCTTGAAGGAGGCCAAGGATGCCGTGGCCATGGGCATCGCGCCGGTCACGGACGGCATGCCCGCACAGCTGAAGGCCGCCGTCGCCGAGGGCAGCGGCAACGCCTTCATGAACGGTGTGCACGCCGCCGTTCTCGTCACCGCCGTCCTGTGCGTCGCGGGTGCCCTCCTCGCCGCAGCTGGCCTGCGCCGCGGCGCCAACTCGCCCGCCGCCGACGGCTGA
- a CDS encoding fumarylacetoacetate hydrolase family protein: MKLATIRTADGTRAVRLDGDLLVDLGYADLGELFAEDGWQARAAAASGTTYPAEAADFAPVVPNPSKVVCVGHNYTNHIKEMGRDLPSHPTLFPKFADTLLGAHDHIVKPAETDALDWEVELAVVIGKQVRRADEQQAADAIAGFTVMNDISVRDWQFRTIEWTQGKIWEASTPVGPYVVTPDEVGGVRPALEVKTVVDGQVMQQDDTGTLLFDPVFLVQYISTVITLRPGDIIATGTPAGVGNARDPKVFLLPGQTVVTEIAGLGACTNKVVAE, translated from the coding sequence ATGAAGCTCGCCACCATCCGCACCGCCGACGGCACCCGGGCGGTCCGCCTCGACGGAGACCTCCTGGTCGACCTCGGGTACGCCGACCTGGGCGAGCTGTTCGCCGAGGACGGCTGGCAGGCCAGGGCCGCCGCAGCGTCCGGCACCACCTACCCGGCCGAGGCGGCGGACTTCGCGCCGGTCGTCCCGAACCCCTCCAAGGTCGTCTGCGTCGGCCACAACTACACCAACCACATCAAGGAGATGGGCCGGGATCTGCCGAGTCACCCGACGCTCTTCCCGAAGTTCGCCGACACCCTGCTGGGCGCGCACGACCACATCGTCAAGCCGGCCGAGACCGACGCACTCGACTGGGAGGTCGAGCTGGCCGTCGTGATCGGCAAGCAGGTGCGCCGCGCCGACGAGCAGCAGGCCGCCGACGCCATCGCCGGCTTCACCGTCATGAACGACATCTCGGTGCGCGACTGGCAGTTCCGTACCATCGAGTGGACCCAGGGCAAGATCTGGGAGGCCTCCACTCCGGTCGGCCCCTACGTCGTCACCCCCGACGAGGTCGGCGGCGTCCGCCCCGCGCTCGAAGTGAAGACGGTCGTCGACGGCCAGGTCATGCAGCAGGACGACACCGGAACGTTGCTGTTCGACCCGGTCTTCCTGGTGCAGTACATCTCCACCGTCATCACCCTGCGTCCGGGCGACATCATCGCCACCGGCACCCCGGCGGGCGTGGGCAACGCCCGCGACCCGAAGGTCTTCCTGCTCCCCGGCCAGACCGTGGTCACCGAGATCGCCGGCCTGGGCGCCTGCACCAACAAGGTGGTCGCGGAATGA
- a CDS encoding MarR family winged helix-turn-helix transcriptional regulator, translating to MLDSSASGRQNDHVASVLVAVLPVLNRALERQVIRDFPYPTLPEGQLALLRLVEERAGITVRDAADALLMKPNNVSALVAQLTELGLLERRRDAVDKRVAHLYPTALATERLAEARGLKEVHVARLLESLTDGEQDALGSACGALLALTRRFYSAD from the coding sequence GTGCTCGATTCCAGTGCCTCTGGCCGGCAGAACGACCACGTGGCCTCGGTCCTCGTGGCGGTTCTGCCTGTGCTGAACAGGGCGCTCGAGCGGCAGGTGATCCGGGACTTTCCGTACCCGACGCTGCCGGAGGGGCAGCTCGCTCTGCTGCGGCTTGTCGAGGAGCGTGCGGGCATCACGGTCCGTGACGCGGCGGACGCCCTGCTGATGAAGCCGAACAATGTCAGCGCCCTCGTCGCCCAGCTCACCGAGTTGGGGCTGTTGGAGCGCAGGCGGGATGCCGTCGACAAGCGGGTCGCTCATCTGTACCCCACGGCGCTGGCCACGGAGCGACTCGCGGAAGCGCGGGGGCTGAAGGAAGTCCACGTGGCGCGTCTGCTGGAGTCCCTCACCGACGGGGAGCAGGACGCTCTCGGTTCGGCCTGTGGCGCGCTGCTGGCGTTGACCCGGCGCTTCTACTCCGCCGACTGA